One stretch of Labrus bergylta chromosome 24, fLabBer1.1, whole genome shotgun sequence DNA includes these proteins:
- the bin1b gene encoding myc box-dependent-interacting protein 1b isoform X7: MAEPGKGVTAGKLAINVQKRLTRAQEKVLQKLGKADETRDTVFEEMVANFNKQMTEGTKLQKDLKSYLVAVKTMHEASRRLQDCLADMYEPEWFGKEEMDALAEEMIEKEMDNNLEDSDTLWLDYHQSLADKSVACMDTYLTQFPDIKARIAKRDRKMVDFDSARHHFSSLQKGKKKDEAKIAKPAALLEMAAPSWAQGLISAHQVAQTNLSFNQAEEELGRAQRIFEELNVELQDELPSLWDNRVGVYVNTFQSLAGNQEKFHREMGKLSQNLNDIMTKLEEQRQFKKDGTAAEKTGDDAKSEEANHSESASSAPKVVKRPGPPPSRPPPRLTPSPDQRQRHAEQFEDEDEAVAEAEAEPTVPDANTDCTSTTTQQSAVTNGSEGDLPPGFVYKVKAIHDYAATDGDELELKMGDAVLVLAFDNPDEQDDGWLLGVKESHWVQSKDISAKGVFPENFTQKV; this comes from the exons ATGGCCGAGCCAGGGAAAGGGGTCACCGCCGGGAAACTGGCCATCAACGTCCAGAAGAGGCTGACCAGAGCGCAGGAGAAG GTGTTGCAGAAGCTCGGGAAAGCGGATGAGACCCGGGACACTGTGTTTGAGGAGATGGTGGCAAACTTCAACAAGCAGATG ACTGAAGGCACCAAACTGCAGAAGGACCTGAAATCTTACCTGGTGGCAGTGAAAA CGATGCACGAGGCATCTCGGCGGCTGCAGGACTGTCTGGCCGACATGTACGAGCCTGAATGGTTTGGAAAGGAGGAGATGGACGCGCTGGCAGAG GAGATGATAGAGAAGGAGATGGACAATAACTTAGAG gactCAGACACTCTATGGTTGGATTACCACCAGAGCCTCGCCGACAAATCTGTGGCCTGCATGGACACATACCTGACCCAGTTTCCTGATATCAAG GCTCGTATAGCAAAGCGGGACAGGAAGATGGTGGATTTCGACAGTGCCCGGCATCACTTTAGCTCCTTacagaaaggaaagaagaaggacGAAGCCAAGATCGCCAAG CCAGCAGCCCTGTTGGAGATGGCGGCTCCCAGCTGGGCTCAGGGTTTGATATCAGCCCACCAGGTGGCTCAGACTAACCTCTCCTTCAACCAG gcTGAGGAGGAGCTGGGCCGAGCTCAGAGGATTTTTGAGGAGCTGAACGTTGAGTTACAAGACGAGCTTCCATCACTGTGGGACAA TCGTGTTGGCGTCTATGTTAACACATTCCAGAGTCTGGCAGGTAATCAGGAGAAGTTCCACAGAGAGATGGGAAAG CTCAGCCAAAACCTGAACGACATCATGACCAAACTGGAAGAGCAGCGGCAGTTCAA AAAAGATGGTACTGCAGCAGAAAAGACAGGAGATGATGCCAAGAG tGAGGAAGCCAACCACAGCGAGTCAGCCAGCTCAGCACCAAAGgt GGTGAAGAGGCCCGGTCCTCCTCCTAGTCGGCCTCCACCTAGACTCACGCCGTCCCCGGACCAGAGACAGCGGCATGCCGAGCAGTTCGAGGACGAGGATGAGGCAGTGGCAGAGGCCGAGGCCGAACCCACAGTGCCTGATGCTAACACAGACTGCACTtccacaacaacacagcag AGTGCGGTGACCAATGGCTCAGAAGGGGACCTTCCTCCGGGTTTCGTCTACAAG gtGAAAGCGATACATGATTATGCTGCCACAGACGGTGatgagctggagctgaagatgGGAGATGCTGTGCTCGTTTTGGCCTTTGACAACCCTGATGAACAG GACGATGGCTGGCTGTTGGGTGTAAAGGAGTCTCACTGGGTTCAGAGCAAAGATATTTCAGCCAAAGGCGTTTTCCCTGAAAACTTTACCCAGAAGGTTTGA
- the bin1b gene encoding myc box-dependent-interacting protein 1b isoform X10 → MAEPGKGVTAGKLAINVQKRLTRAQEKVLQKLGKADETRDTVFEEMVANFNKQMTEGTKLQKDLKSYLVAVKTMHEASRRLQDCLADMYEPEWFGKEEMDALAEDSDTLWLDYHQSLADKSVACMDTYLTQFPDIKARIAKRDRKMVDFDSARHHFSSLQKGKKKDEAKIAKAEEELGRAQRIFEELNVELQDELPSLWDNRVGVYVNTFQSLAGNQEKFHREMGKLSQNLNDIMTKLEEQRQFKKDGTAAEKTGDDAKSEEANHSESASSAPKVVKRPGPPPSRPPPRLTPSPDQRQRHAEQFEDEDEAVAEAEAEPTVPDANTDCTSTTTQQSAVTNGSEGDLPPGFVYKVKAIHDYAATDGDELELKMGDAVLVLAFDNPDEQDDGWLLGVKESHWVQSKDISAKGVFPENFTQKV, encoded by the exons ATGGCCGAGCCAGGGAAAGGGGTCACCGCCGGGAAACTGGCCATCAACGTCCAGAAGAGGCTGACCAGAGCGCAGGAGAAG GTGTTGCAGAAGCTCGGGAAAGCGGATGAGACCCGGGACACTGTGTTTGAGGAGATGGTGGCAAACTTCAACAAGCAGATG ACTGAAGGCACCAAACTGCAGAAGGACCTGAAATCTTACCTGGTGGCAGTGAAAA CGATGCACGAGGCATCTCGGCGGCTGCAGGACTGTCTGGCCGACATGTACGAGCCTGAATGGTTTGGAAAGGAGGAGATGGACGCGCTGGCAGAG gactCAGACACTCTATGGTTGGATTACCACCAGAGCCTCGCCGACAAATCTGTGGCCTGCATGGACACATACCTGACCCAGTTTCCTGATATCAAG GCTCGTATAGCAAAGCGGGACAGGAAGATGGTGGATTTCGACAGTGCCCGGCATCACTTTAGCTCCTTacagaaaggaaagaagaaggacGAAGCCAAGATCGCCAAG gcTGAGGAGGAGCTGGGCCGAGCTCAGAGGATTTTTGAGGAGCTGAACGTTGAGTTACAAGACGAGCTTCCATCACTGTGGGACAA TCGTGTTGGCGTCTATGTTAACACATTCCAGAGTCTGGCAGGTAATCAGGAGAAGTTCCACAGAGAGATGGGAAAG CTCAGCCAAAACCTGAACGACATCATGACCAAACTGGAAGAGCAGCGGCAGTTCAA AAAAGATGGTACTGCAGCAGAAAAGACAGGAGATGATGCCAAGAG tGAGGAAGCCAACCACAGCGAGTCAGCCAGCTCAGCACCAAAGgt GGTGAAGAGGCCCGGTCCTCCTCCTAGTCGGCCTCCACCTAGACTCACGCCGTCCCCGGACCAGAGACAGCGGCATGCCGAGCAGTTCGAGGACGAGGATGAGGCAGTGGCAGAGGCCGAGGCCGAACCCACAGTGCCTGATGCTAACACAGACTGCACTtccacaacaacacagcag AGTGCGGTGACCAATGGCTCAGAAGGGGACCTTCCTCCGGGTTTCGTCTACAAG gtGAAAGCGATACATGATTATGCTGCCACAGACGGTGatgagctggagctgaagatgGGAGATGCTGTGCTCGTTTTGGCCTTTGACAACCCTGATGAACAG GACGATGGCTGGCTGTTGGGTGTAAAGGAGTCTCACTGGGTTCAGAGCAAAGATATTTCAGCCAAAGGCGTTTTCCCTGAAAACTTTACCCAGAAGGTTTGA
- the bin1b gene encoding myc box-dependent-interacting protein 1b isoform X9: MAEPGKGVTAGKLAINVQKRLTRAQEKVLQKLGKADETRDTVFEEMVANFNKQMTEGTKLQKDLKSYLVAVKTMHEASRRLQDCLADMYEPEWFGKEEMDALAEEMIEKEMDNNLEDSDTLWLDYHQSLADKSVACMDTYLTQFPDIKARIAKRDRKMVDFDSARHHFSSLQKGKKKDEAKIAKPAALLEMAAPSWAQGLISAHQVAQTNLSFNQAEEELGRAQRIFEELNVELQDELPSLWDNRVGVYVNTFQSLAGNQEKFHREMGKLSQNLNDIMTKLEEQRQFNEEANHSESASSAPKSAVTNGSEGDLPPGFVYKVKAIHDYAATDGDELELKMGDAVLVLAFDNPDEQDDGWLLGVKESHWVQSKDISAKGVFPENFTQKV; encoded by the exons ATGGCCGAGCCAGGGAAAGGGGTCACCGCCGGGAAACTGGCCATCAACGTCCAGAAGAGGCTGACCAGAGCGCAGGAGAAG GTGTTGCAGAAGCTCGGGAAAGCGGATGAGACCCGGGACACTGTGTTTGAGGAGATGGTGGCAAACTTCAACAAGCAGATG ACTGAAGGCACCAAACTGCAGAAGGACCTGAAATCTTACCTGGTGGCAGTGAAAA CGATGCACGAGGCATCTCGGCGGCTGCAGGACTGTCTGGCCGACATGTACGAGCCTGAATGGTTTGGAAAGGAGGAGATGGACGCGCTGGCAGAG GAGATGATAGAGAAGGAGATGGACAATAACTTAGAG gactCAGACACTCTATGGTTGGATTACCACCAGAGCCTCGCCGACAAATCTGTGGCCTGCATGGACACATACCTGACCCAGTTTCCTGATATCAAG GCTCGTATAGCAAAGCGGGACAGGAAGATGGTGGATTTCGACAGTGCCCGGCATCACTTTAGCTCCTTacagaaaggaaagaagaaggacGAAGCCAAGATCGCCAAG CCAGCAGCCCTGTTGGAGATGGCGGCTCCCAGCTGGGCTCAGGGTTTGATATCAGCCCACCAGGTGGCTCAGACTAACCTCTCCTTCAACCAG gcTGAGGAGGAGCTGGGCCGAGCTCAGAGGATTTTTGAGGAGCTGAACGTTGAGTTACAAGACGAGCTTCCATCACTGTGGGACAA TCGTGTTGGCGTCTATGTTAACACATTCCAGAGTCTGGCAGGTAATCAGGAGAAGTTCCACAGAGAGATGGGAAAG CTCAGCCAAAACCTGAACGACATCATGACCAAACTGGAAGAGCAGCGGCAGTTCAA tGAGGAAGCCAACCACAGCGAGTCAGCCAGCTCAGCACCAAAG AGTGCGGTGACCAATGGCTCAGAAGGGGACCTTCCTCCGGGTTTCGTCTACAAG gtGAAAGCGATACATGATTATGCTGCCACAGACGGTGatgagctggagctgaagatgGGAGATGCTGTGCTCGTTTTGGCCTTTGACAACCCTGATGAACAG GACGATGGCTGGCTGTTGGGTGTAAAGGAGTCTCACTGGGTTCAGAGCAAAGATATTTCAGCCAAAGGCGTTTTCCCTGAAAACTTTACCCAGAAGGTTTGA
- the bin1b gene encoding myc box-dependent-interacting protein 1b isoform X8 gives MAEPGKGVTAGKLAINVQKRLTRAQEKVLQKLGKADETRDTVFEEMVANFNKQMTEGTKLQKDLKSYLVAVKTMHEASRRLQDCLADMYEPEWFGKEEMDALAEEMIEKEMDNNLEDSDTLWLDYHQSLADKSVACMDTYLTQFPDIKARIAKRDRKMVDFDSARHHFSSLQKGKKKDEAKIAKPAALLEMAAPSWAQGLISAHQVAQTNLSFNQAEEELGRAQRIFEELNVELQDELPSLWDNRVGVYVNTFQSLAGNQEKFHREMGKLSQNLNDIMTKLEEQRQFKKDGTAAEKTGDDAKSEEANHSESASSAPKSAVTNGSEGDLPPGFVYKVKAIHDYAATDGDELELKMGDAVLVLAFDNPDEQDDGWLLGVKESHWVQSKDISAKGVFPENFTQKV, from the exons ATGGCCGAGCCAGGGAAAGGGGTCACCGCCGGGAAACTGGCCATCAACGTCCAGAAGAGGCTGACCAGAGCGCAGGAGAAG GTGTTGCAGAAGCTCGGGAAAGCGGATGAGACCCGGGACACTGTGTTTGAGGAGATGGTGGCAAACTTCAACAAGCAGATG ACTGAAGGCACCAAACTGCAGAAGGACCTGAAATCTTACCTGGTGGCAGTGAAAA CGATGCACGAGGCATCTCGGCGGCTGCAGGACTGTCTGGCCGACATGTACGAGCCTGAATGGTTTGGAAAGGAGGAGATGGACGCGCTGGCAGAG GAGATGATAGAGAAGGAGATGGACAATAACTTAGAG gactCAGACACTCTATGGTTGGATTACCACCAGAGCCTCGCCGACAAATCTGTGGCCTGCATGGACACATACCTGACCCAGTTTCCTGATATCAAG GCTCGTATAGCAAAGCGGGACAGGAAGATGGTGGATTTCGACAGTGCCCGGCATCACTTTAGCTCCTTacagaaaggaaagaagaaggacGAAGCCAAGATCGCCAAG CCAGCAGCCCTGTTGGAGATGGCGGCTCCCAGCTGGGCTCAGGGTTTGATATCAGCCCACCAGGTGGCTCAGACTAACCTCTCCTTCAACCAG gcTGAGGAGGAGCTGGGCCGAGCTCAGAGGATTTTTGAGGAGCTGAACGTTGAGTTACAAGACGAGCTTCCATCACTGTGGGACAA TCGTGTTGGCGTCTATGTTAACACATTCCAGAGTCTGGCAGGTAATCAGGAGAAGTTCCACAGAGAGATGGGAAAG CTCAGCCAAAACCTGAACGACATCATGACCAAACTGGAAGAGCAGCGGCAGTTCAA AAAAGATGGTACTGCAGCAGAAAAGACAGGAGATGATGCCAAGAG tGAGGAAGCCAACCACAGCGAGTCAGCCAGCTCAGCACCAAAG AGTGCGGTGACCAATGGCTCAGAAGGGGACCTTCCTCCGGGTTTCGTCTACAAG gtGAAAGCGATACATGATTATGCTGCCACAGACGGTGatgagctggagctgaagatgGGAGATGCTGTGCTCGTTTTGGCCTTTGACAACCCTGATGAACAG GACGATGGCTGGCTGTTGGGTGTAAAGGAGTCTCACTGGGTTCAGAGCAAAGATATTTCAGCCAAAGGCGTTTTCCCTGAAAACTTTACCCAGAAGGTTTGA